The Argopecten irradians isolate NY chromosome 4, Ai_NY, whole genome shotgun sequence genome has a window encoding:
- the LOC138322023 gene encoding uncharacterized protein, producing MYTNTDNRDGLRAVAKIFQNNPDPDRPDLEILEMLQSGLERNDFEFNGKWYLQISGTAMGKKFAPSYANIFMADFEKEALAKCTKQPLVYVRFLDDILIIWTHSRSDFDDFFETLNNHHPCIKLNATISNDSIDFLDTTVFKGPNFDKTGKLDIKVFFKPTDSHQLLHKKSFHPKHSFKGIIKSQIIRFHRICTRESDFNNAVNILFRALRNRNYSYRFLRKIKGETLKEINPKKRLHSESLL from the coding sequence ATGTATACCAATACCGATAACCGTGACGGACTGAGAGCGGTAGCAAAGATTTTTCAAAATAACCCGGACCCAGACAGACCCGATCTAGAAATACTAGAAATGTTACAATCAGGTTTAGAAAGGAACGATTTCGAATTCAACGGTAAATGGTATCTCCAAATATCCGGAACAGCAATGGGTAAGAAGTTTGCTCCGAGCTATGCCAACATTTTTATGGCCGATTTTGAAAAGGAGGCTTTAGCTAAATGTACAAAACAACCTCTAGTTTATGTCAGATTTCTGGACGATATCCTTATCATTTGGACACACTCGAGGAGTGACTTTGATGATTTTTTCGAAACTTTAAATAACCACCATCCATGCATAAAACTTAACGCAACCATCAGCAATGATTCTATAGACTTCCTAGATACGACTGTTTTCAAAGGCCCAAACTTCGATAAAACAGGAAAACTAGACATTAAAGTGTTCTTCAAACCAACAGATTCCCACCAACTCCTTCACAAAAAGTCGTTTCATCCTAAACATTCCTTTAAGGGCATAATTAAATCACAGATAATCCGTTTTCATAGAATCTGTACCCGAGAATCGGACTTTAATAATGCAGTAAACATCTTGTTTAGGGCACTCAGAAACCGCAACTATTCATATAGATTTCTGCGTAAAATCAAAGGAGAaactttaaaagaaataaaccCTAAAAAACGGCTACATAGCGAAAGCCTGCTGTAG